One Vibrio sp. CDRSL-10 TSBA genomic region harbors:
- a CDS encoding DUF3306 domain-containing protein, translated as MDNNSFLSRWSKRKLEEQHEAEVDPASPAEHSSGSETGAADVDSGTRTNELHSSDSILADGVDSQTGTEAEGDSAAKAVATEDSKAQESANEQPQSVAALLASEASQQVKKAALRKLFLSGEFSEVDRLNDYDHDYSKVKSLSTEVAQGLRDWLNKADDKPEDEPGSEAQTVHNESEVSRVESADTASGNDLVDDVEAVNVNRDVNINGMSGKEATALDGKLAASAQSETDPEYRVDNPDDGTKSTT; from the coding sequence GTGGACAATAATTCGTTTCTTTCCCGTTGGTCAAAGCGCAAACTTGAAGAACAACATGAGGCTGAGGTTGACCCGGCGTCGCCGGCGGAACACAGCTCTGGTTCAGAAACCGGTGCGGCAGACGTCGATTCAGGCACTCGAACCAATGAACTTCATTCCTCGGATTCGATTCTTGCTGATGGTGTTGATTCACAAACTGGTACCGAGGCAGAAGGTGATAGTGCAGCAAAGGCTGTGGCAACAGAGGACAGCAAGGCACAAGAGAGTGCGAATGAGCAACCCCAGTCTGTCGCTGCCTTGCTGGCATCGGAAGCCAGTCAACAAGTAAAAAAAGCAGCACTGCGTAAATTGTTTTTGAGCGGCGAGTTTAGCGAAGTCGATCGGCTGAATGATTATGATCACGATTACTCCAAAGTAAAAAGCTTGTCGACTGAAGTCGCGCAGGGTTTACGTGACTGGCTGAATAAGGCCGACGATAAACCGGAAGATGAGCCTGGCTCAGAGGCACAAACCGTACACAATGAGTCCGAGGTGAGTCGCGTAGAAAGCGCTGATACCGCTTCAGGTAATGATTTGGTGGATGATGTTGAAGCTGTTAATGTTAATCGCGACGTCAATATAAATGGCATGTCAGGCAAGGAGGCAACGGCGCTTGACGGCAAACTTGCTGCATCCGCTCAATCTGAAACAGATCCTGAATATCGTGTCGACAACCCGGACGATGGGACAAAATCGACCACTTAA
- a CDS encoding molecular chaperone: protein MRCDIYLLLATLLRDVPSAPLIEFLADLQSEANETPMAKAWQSLSAAARAVERPDLEQEYQQLFIGIGRGEVVPFASWHLTGSLMEKPLAEIRFHLSQIGLEREETVKEPEDHISALCETMAYLIETRDTVQKAFFNRHIATWYNKLVDQMNQAEHAQFYRAVAELLGAFLTLEHVSLTQAPSSRKNTHKIEVKNLTDKAEQQS, encoded by the coding sequence ATGCGTTGCGACATTTATCTTTTGCTGGCGACGCTGTTGCGTGATGTGCCTTCTGCGCCATTAATTGAGTTTCTGGCTGATCTGCAAAGCGAAGCGAATGAGACTCCGATGGCGAAGGCTTGGCAGTCACTGTCCGCAGCTGCTCGCGCAGTAGAACGTCCGGATCTGGAACAGGAATACCAACAACTGTTTATCGGCATCGGGCGCGGTGAAGTCGTGCCTTTTGCCTCCTGGCATTTAACCGGTTCTCTGATGGAGAAACCGCTGGCCGAAATTCGTTTTCACCTCAGTCAAATCGGCCTGGAACGTGAAGAAACGGTGAAAGAGCCGGAAGATCATATTTCCGCCTTATGCGAGACCATGGCGTATCTGATCGAAACCCGGGATACGGTGCAAAAAGCCTTTTTCAACCGTCACATTGCCACCTGGTACAACAAGCTGGTGGATCAGATGAATCAGGCGGAGCACGCACAGTTTTATCGTGCTGTGGCCGAGTTACTGGGCGCATTTTTAACGCTGGAACATGTCAGCCTGACCCAGGCGCCATCCAGTCGCAAGAATACACACAAAATTGAGGTGAAAAACCTCACCGATAAAGCTGAACAGCAATCTTAA